One genomic region from Propionispora hippei DSM 15287 encodes:
- a CDS encoding acyl carrier protein has product MIRDEVIRMIRETAKLPVSDIKNNLYKDLGLDSLSFVQLLLAIEKKYSIIFGITEMEACLEVGFLIALTEKKVEEKN; this is encoded by the coding sequence ATGATTCGTGATGAAGTGATCCGGATGATAAGAGAAACAGCCAAACTGCCGGTTTCTGACATAAAAAACAATCTGTACAAGGACCTGGGGCTTGATTCCCTTTCATTTGTCCAGCTTTTACTTGCTATAGAAAAAAAGTATTCCATTATTTTTGGTATTACGGAAATGGAGGCGTGTCTGGAAGTCGGTTTTCTGATTGCGCTTACTGAGAAAAAGGTTGAGGAGAAGAACTAA